Proteins encoded by one window of Salicibibacter halophilus:
- a CDS encoding TetR/AcrR family transcriptional regulator, which produces MMKQEIKKESIQLFWKKGFKETSIQDIVRSLDVTKGTFYYYFSSKEELLTEIHYEYIDDLVRNIEELSYDETKKNRDKLVGVVYLMVMKIKMQRSSANILFREMRHLGADSYTEIARKRNQVRERVEEIVREGMKTKEFRNDLNPPMVTLAILGVVNWSYQWFNPEGEYSDEEVAGIFVDMILHGIQT; this is translated from the coding sequence ATGATGAAACAAGAAATAAAAAAAGAGAGCATCCAATTATTTTGGAAAAAAGGATTTAAAGAAACGTCCATTCAGGACATCGTTCGATCGCTGGATGTGACGAAAGGAACGTTTTATTACTATTTTTCCAGTAAAGAAGAATTGTTAACCGAAATCCATTATGAATACATCGATGATTTGGTTCGAAATATCGAAGAACTTTCCTATGATGAAACAAAAAAGAATCGGGATAAACTCGTTGGTGTCGTTTATTTAATGGTAATGAAAATAAAAATGCAGCGCTCCAGCGCCAATATTCTTTTTCGGGAAATGCGTCACTTGGGTGCTGATAGTTACACCGAAATCGCCCGCAAGCGTAATCAAGTAAGGGAACGGGTCGAGGAGATTGTCCGGGAGGGGATGAAAACAAAAGAATTCCGTAATGATCTGAATCCACCTATGGTTACGCTCGCGATTCTCGGTGTCGTTAATTGGAGCTATCAATGGTTTAATCCTGAAGGGGAGTACAGTGATGAAGAAGTTGCAGGCATTTTCGTCGATATGATCTTGCATGGCATTCAAACTTGA
- a CDS encoding Fur family transcriptional regulator: MPAKAYHTPQRQAVYEVIWESGDHPTAVEIMDRLRNRGQNFAYGTIYNSLRYLVDAEYILELKLGDNASRYDANVDDHHHITCKKCGKIDEIYADLPKEWLGTVAQETNYTVDEPVNFHHVVLKGVCANCQS; this comes from the coding sequence ATGCCGGCCAAAGCTTACCATACACCCCAAAGACAAGCTGTTTATGAAGTTATTTGGGAGTCGGGGGATCACCCGACAGCGGTTGAAATTATGGATCGGCTTCGGAATCGAGGCCAAAATTTTGCTTACGGCACCATCTATAATTCGCTTCGTTACTTAGTAGATGCGGAATACATTTTGGAATTAAAATTGGGAGATAACGCCAGCCGCTATGACGCAAATGTCGATGACCACCATCACATTACATGCAAGAAATGCGGGAAAATCGACGAGATTTATGCGGATCTTCCGAAAGAATGGCTCGGCACTGTTGCTCAAGAAACGAACTATACCGTTGACGAACCCGTTAACTTCCATCATGTTGTGTTAAAGGGGGTGTGTGCGAACTGTCAAAGTTAA
- a CDS encoding SDR family oxidoreductase: MSVLDLFDIKGKTAIVTGGGRGLGAQFAETMAESGANVVLCSRRLENCEDVAKQLKKEYGIETLALQCDVTDQEDVNNLVARTQEKFDSIDILINNSGATWGAPVADLPLDAWKKVIDVNITGTFLMSQAVGRVMIEQGGGRIINISSVAALKNSMPEMMDTIPYNTSKGAIINFTKDLAVKWGRYNINVNAIAPGWFKTKMSKDLMEKNSQAMLAFTPLQRFGSDDDLKGATLFLASNASKYITGDVVVVDGGTNLM, translated from the coding sequence ATGAGTGTATTGGATCTTTTTGATATCAAAGGAAAAACAGCCATTGTCACGGGCGGCGGCCGGGGGCTCGGCGCACAGTTTGCGGAAACAATGGCAGAATCCGGAGCTAATGTCGTGCTTTGCTCACGCAGACTGGAAAACTGTGAAGACGTAGCCAAACAGCTAAAAAAGGAATATGGAATAGAGACGCTTGCCTTGCAATGCGATGTGACCGATCAAGAAGATGTGAACAACCTTGTCGCGAGGACACAGGAGAAGTTTGATTCCATCGATATACTTATCAACAACAGCGGGGCCACATGGGGAGCGCCAGTTGCCGATCTTCCCCTGGATGCGTGGAAAAAAGTGATCGATGTCAACATCACAGGCACCTTTCTCATGAGCCAGGCGGTCGGCAGAGTCATGATCGAGCAAGGGGGCGGGAGAATTATTAACATTTCCTCGGTTGCGGCACTGAAAAACTCGATGCCGGAAATGATGGACACCATTCCGTACAACACGAGCAAAGGTGCGATTATCAACTTTACGAAAGATTTAGCCGTAAAATGGGGGCGTTACAATATTAACGTTAATGCCATTGCGCCGGGTTGGTTTAAGACAAAAATGTCAAAAGACCTGATGGAGAAAAACAGTCAAGCAATGCTGGCATTCACGCCGCTTCAACGTTTTGGCAGCGATGATGATCTGAAAGGAGCCACCCTTTTTCTTGCGTCTAACGCTTCAAAATATATCACCGGAGATGTCGTTGTTGTTGACGGAGGGACGAACTTAATGTAA
- a CDS encoding M15 family metallopeptidase has protein sequence MKYRRMTLLGTTALLLLSACQETQENRQTDHSAEEENTNGENTEENNTEEDDDDPWVIEEERFNETETVDGVETIQNPDNVQVLVNHDYALPEGYEPDDLTAPDVTFSFDEDVEKRYLREPAADALENLFDDAEEDGHALFAVSGYRSYERQDAVFTNAAAESSEEEANETIATPGNSEHQTGLAMDISSESNNFELSTSFAETKEGEWVAEHAHEHGFIIRYPKDGEEITEISYEPWHLRYVGEEAAEIIYEHDITLEEFFEHAGKI, from the coding sequence TTGAAATATAGGAGAATGACACTGCTCGGCACGACAGCACTCCTCCTGTTAAGTGCTTGCCAAGAGACGCAAGAAAACCGGCAAACGGATCATTCCGCAGAAGAAGAAAATACAAACGGTGAAAATACGGAAGAAAATAACACCGAAGAAGATGACGATGATCCATGGGTTATCGAAGAGGAACGATTCAACGAGACCGAGACGGTAGACGGGGTGGAAACCATTCAAAATCCGGACAATGTTCAAGTGCTCGTCAATCATGATTACGCATTGCCGGAAGGCTATGAACCGGACGATCTCACCGCCCCCGATGTTACCTTCTCTTTTGATGAAGACGTGGAAAAACGGTATTTACGGGAACCGGCAGCCGATGCACTGGAAAATTTATTCGATGACGCGGAAGAAGACGGGCATGCCCTCTTTGCCGTGTCCGGCTACCGCTCCTATGAACGGCAAGATGCCGTTTTTACAAATGCTGCAGCCGAAAGCAGCGAGGAGGAAGCAAATGAAACGATTGCCACTCCCGGTAACAGCGAACACCAAACCGGATTGGCGATGGATATTTCCAGCGAAAGCAACAATTTTGAATTAAGCACTTCATTTGCCGAGACTAAAGAAGGAGAGTGGGTTGCCGAACATGCCCATGAACACGGGTTTATCATCCGCTACCCGAAGGACGGCGAAGAGATAACGGAGATCTCCTACGAACCTTGGCACCTGCGGTATGTCGGCGAGGAAGCTGCAGAAATTATTTACGAACATGACATTACACTCGAAGAATTTTTCGAACACGCCGGTAAAATTTAA
- a CDS encoding disulfide oxidoreductase, which translates to MTRQSLFLYAAWVLALISTFGSLYFSEVAGFVPCEMCWYQRIAMYPLAVILGIATFRSDFGIRLYAMPFSIIGAVLAALHYAEQKIPAFGGATQCADGGPCSAEYINWFGFMTIPFLALIAFLLITICLLFVRQSSKEK; encoded by the coding sequence ATGACTCGGCAAAGCCTCTTCTTATATGCCGCTTGGGTGCTGGCCTTGATTTCAACGTTTGGAAGCTTATATTTCAGTGAGGTCGCGGGTTTTGTTCCCTGTGAAATGTGCTGGTATCAGCGGATAGCCATGTACCCGCTCGCGGTGATTCTTGGGATCGCGACCTTCCGATCTGATTTCGGCATTCGTTTGTATGCAATGCCTTTTTCCATTATTGGCGCTGTCCTGGCAGCTCTTCATTATGCAGAACAAAAAATCCCGGCGTTTGGCGGTGCAACACAATGCGCCGACGGGGGGCCTTGCAGCGCCGAGTACATTAACTGGTTTGGGTTTATGACCATTCCGTTTTTAGCCCTTATCGCTTTCCTGCTTATTACCATCTGCCTATTGTTCGTACGCCAATCATCCAAAGAAAAATAA
- a CDS encoding thioredoxin domain-containing protein, whose translation MAQTKRKNTNKKAPIKTLVVITLALVIVLGALLFVVNSGGNTTAVGDSPPIEDVPTTGDENAPVSIVEFGDYKCPGCGTWDREIVPQLYDDYVDNGDASLSYYNYIGFGEESLLASLSAQTVYNEAPDQFWTYHHALMQQASQQGSQVTTDLLLDLAEEHAPDVDQEELEEAIDNQEAMPSIEHDQEVIEEFNVQSTPTIMVNDQVIDDPFDYDAIQEAIDEELTAASS comes from the coding sequence GTGGCTCAAACAAAAAGAAAAAATACAAACAAAAAAGCCCCGATCAAAACACTTGTCGTCATTACGCTGGCCCTTGTAATTGTCTTGGGAGCGCTTTTGTTCGTCGTAAATAGTGGCGGAAATACTACGGCTGTCGGCGATTCGCCGCCAATTGAAGATGTTCCTACCACGGGAGATGAAAATGCCCCCGTTTCCATCGTTGAATTCGGCGACTATAAGTGCCCCGGATGCGGAACTTGGGACCGGGAGATTGTGCCACAACTGTATGATGATTATGTAGATAACGGCGATGCTTCTTTGTCTTATTATAATTACATTGGCTTTGGCGAGGAATCCTTACTGGCATCCTTGTCTGCACAGACTGTTTATAATGAAGCCCCGGATCAATTTTGGACCTATCACCATGCCCTTATGCAACAAGCCTCGCAACAAGGGTCACAGGTGACGACAGACCTTCTTCTGGATTTAGCGGAAGAGCATGCTCCAGATGTAGATCAAGAGGAGCTGGAGGAAGCCATCGATAATCAGGAAGCTATGCCCAGCATTGAACACGACCAGGAAGTGATCGAGGAATTCAACGTACAATCGACACCTACGATCATGGTCAACGACCAAGTCATTGACGATCCTTTTGATTATGACGCCATCCAAGAAGCCATCGACGAAGAATTGACGGCTGCCAGCTCATGA
- a CDS encoding catalase: MSENENKNNEKRKLTTAFGNPIPDNQNVMTAGPRGPMLMQDFWFLEKMANFDREVIPERRMHAKGSGAYGTFTVTNDVTKYTRADIFSEVGKQTDMFARFSTVAGERGAADDERDIRGFALKFYTDEGNWDLVGNNTPVFFHRDPIKFPDLNHAVKRDPYTNQRSDQNKWDFWSSLPEALHQVTIVMSDRGVPKSYRHMHGFGSHAYSLINADNERVWVKFHFKSQQGIENLTDQEAEETIGKDRESNQKDLLESIENGDYPKWKMYIQVMTEEEAKNMPYNPFDLTKVWYKKDFPLIEVGEFVLNQNPANYFAEVEQAAFAPTNIVPGIGYSPDKMLQGRLFSYGDAQRYRLGVNHHQVPVNAPKCPAHSYHRDGAMRVDGNHGSTIGYNPNSYGEWEETPERKEGPLEIDGDAYAYNFREDDDNYYEQPGKLFNLMSDEQKERLFANTARDISDAPEFIKLRHIENCYKADPGYGEGVAKACGISMSKVNV; encoded by the coding sequence ATGAGCGAAAATGAAAACAAAAACAATGAAAAAAGGAAACTGACAACGGCGTTTGGGAATCCGATTCCCGACAACCAGAATGTCATGACAGCAGGCCCGCGTGGTCCGATGCTTATGCAAGACTTTTGGTTCCTGGAAAAAATGGCCAACTTTGACCGGGAAGTCATTCCGGAGCGGCGAATGCACGCAAAAGGTTCCGGCGCGTACGGAACGTTCACGGTCACCAATGATGTAACAAAATACACAAGAGCGGATATTTTCTCTGAGGTCGGCAAGCAAACCGATATGTTCGCTCGCTTTTCCACGGTTGCCGGGGAACGCGGGGCCGCAGATGATGAGCGGGACATTCGTGGATTTGCTTTGAAATTTTATACCGATGAAGGGAACTGGGACCTTGTCGGTAATAACACTCCTGTGTTCTTCCACAGAGACCCAATAAAATTCCCGGACTTAAACCACGCGGTCAAACGTGACCCATACACAAATCAGCGCAGTGATCAGAACAAATGGGATTTCTGGAGCTCGTTGCCCGAAGCGCTTCATCAAGTTACGATCGTCATGAGTGATCGTGGCGTTCCGAAATCATACCGCCATATGCATGGATTTGGAAGCCATGCGTACAGTTTGATCAATGCTGATAACGAACGGGTTTGGGTGAAGTTCCACTTCAAATCCCAACAAGGCATTGAGAACTTAACCGACCAAGAAGCGGAAGAAACCATTGGTAAAGATCGCGAAAGCAACCAAAAAGATCTATTGGAGAGCATCGAAAACGGAGACTATCCAAAATGGAAGATGTACATCCAAGTGATGACGGAAGAAGAAGCCAAAAACATGCCGTACAACCCTTTTGACCTCACAAAAGTATGGTATAAAAAAGACTTTCCACTGATTGAAGTAGGGGAATTTGTCCTCAACCAAAATCCGGCAAACTACTTCGCGGAAGTGGAGCAAGCGGCCTTCGCCCCGACAAATATCGTGCCGGGAATTGGTTATTCGCCGGATAAGATGCTACAGGGGCGGTTGTTCTCCTATGGGGATGCGCAGCGGTACCGTTTAGGCGTAAACCACCATCAAGTCCCGGTTAACGCGCCGAAATGCCCGGCCCACAGTTATCATCGCGATGGTGCCATGCGCGTGGATGGCAACCACGGAAGCACCATTGGTTATAACCCGAACAGTTACGGTGAATGGGAGGAAACGCCCGAGCGAAAAGAAGGGCCTTTGGAAATCGACGGGGACGCATACGCATACAACTTCCGGGAGGATGACGACAACTATTACGAACAACCCGGCAAACTGTTCAATCTAATGAGCGATGAGCAAAAAGAAAGATTGTTTGCCAACACGGCCCGCGATATTTCAGACGCGCCTGAATTCATTAAGCTCCGGCACATCGAGAACTGCTACAAAGCCGACCCTGGTTATGGTGAAGGCGTAGCTAAAGCATGTGGCATTTCCATGAGCAAAGTGAATGTTTAA